A window of the Acidithiobacillus thiooxidans ATCC 19377 genome harbors these coding sequences:
- the gltX gene encoding glutamate--tRNA ligase, whose product MAQYYTTMNLKSRFAPSPTGYLHLGNARTALFAWLAARAVAGRFVLRLEDTDQSRSPQIYEKALLEDLRWLGLNWDEGPDIGGPVGPYRQMERLDIYQKYYEALLETGQAYPCYCSAEDLAAERAVQRASGKSPRYGGRCRHLNEGQRSDLEARSIQPVLRYRVPDSGMLTVPDRVWGERSYALADLGDFVIRRSDGSPAFFFANALDDALMGVNLVLRGEDHLSNTPRQILILQALDLPVPEYAHLPLLLGSDGQPLSKRHGAASLRDLQFYGYLPEAVRNYLARLGHHYAETDLLDDQALAAGFSVEKISRAPGHFDVVQLQHWQRLALQALSDTQLWEWRDLQYALNDAQLWKRLLAANLSDIENGLREKILKAVSEDENLQIQFVAAVRANVLFPEDAVDWLIRCFADEAFAALEKEDTAIAALAETPAEFWPLAAMLLQQSAGDYRIWTKTLQQESGLKGKSLFMPLRAALTGRSHGPELAALLPLIGMERAQQRLHTAASVLSEARN is encoded by the coding sequence ATGGCGCAATACTATACCACCATGAATCTCAAGAGTCGCTTCGCCCCCAGCCCCACCGGCTATCTTCATCTGGGAAACGCCCGCACCGCCTTGTTTGCCTGGTTGGCAGCACGAGCTGTTGCGGGTCGTTTCGTTCTGCGGCTGGAAGATACAGACCAGTCCCGCTCACCGCAAATTTATGAAAAAGCCCTGTTGGAAGACCTGCGCTGGCTGGGTCTGAACTGGGATGAAGGCCCCGACATAGGCGGCCCGGTGGGTCCTTACCGGCAGATGGAACGCCTGGATATTTATCAAAAATACTACGAAGCTCTGCTGGAAACAGGACAGGCTTATCCTTGTTATTGCAGTGCCGAGGATCTGGCCGCAGAACGGGCGGTGCAACGGGCTTCCGGCAAGTCACCGCGCTATGGCGGACGTTGTCGGCATCTGAATGAGGGGCAGCGCAGTGATCTTGAAGCCAGGAGTATTCAGCCGGTGTTGCGCTATCGGGTGCCCGACTCGGGAATGTTGACCGTGCCCGACCGGGTCTGGGGTGAGCGCAGCTATGCCTTGGCTGATCTGGGTGATTTTGTCATTCGCCGCAGTGATGGCAGTCCGGCCTTTTTCTTCGCCAATGCGCTGGATGACGCCCTGATGGGGGTAAATCTGGTGTTGCGCGGAGAGGATCATCTCAGCAATACCCCGCGTCAGATTCTGATTTTGCAGGCGTTGGACTTGCCCGTACCCGAATATGCCCATCTGCCCCTTCTGCTGGGTAGTGATGGTCAGCCGCTGTCCAAACGCCACGGCGCGGCCAGTTTGCGTGATCTGCAATTTTACGGCTATCTTCCGGAGGCGGTGCGCAATTATCTGGCCCGTCTCGGTCATCATTATGCGGAAACTGACTTGCTGGATGATCAGGCTCTGGCTGCGGGCTTTTCGGTGGAAAAAATAAGCCGCGCGCCGGGGCATTTTGATGTCGTTCAGCTTCAGCATTGGCAGCGTCTGGCACTGCAGGCGTTGAGCGACACACAGCTATGGGAGTGGCGGGATCTGCAGTATGCGTTGAACGATGCACAGCTATGGAAGCGTCTGCTTGCCGCCAACCTATCCGATATTGAAAATGGATTACGGGAAAAAATTTTGAAGGCTGTTAGTGAAGATGAAAATCTGCAAATACAGTTTGTCGCCGCAGTGCGCGCCAACGTGCTGTTTCCCGAAGACGCCGTGGATTGGCTAATACGTTGTTTTGCCGATGAGGCATTCGCTGCATTGGAAAAAGAAGACACAGCAATTGCCGCCCTCGCGGAAACCCCGGCGGAATTCTGGCCTTTGGCTGCGATGCTCCTCCAGCAGTCAGCCGGAGATTACCGGATCTGGACCAAAACCCTGCAGCAGGAAAGTGGATTAAAAGGGAAATCCTTGTTTATGCCCCTGCGGGCAGCCTTGACAGGACGCAGTCATGGCCCCGAACTGGCAGCCCTCCTGCCTTTAATCGGTATGGAGCGCGCCCAACAGCGCCTGCATACTGCCGCCAGCGTATTATCTGAAGCGAGAAATTAA